A region of the Caballeronia sp. TF1N1 genome:
GTTCGAATAGCGGCCGATATTGCGCGCCGCCGCGAGCACGTATTGCAAGTCGGCGGAACCATCCTCGTCGGGCGGCGTGCCGACCGCGATGAACTGGATCTCGCCATGCTCGACGCTTGCCTGCACGTCGGTGGAGAACTGAATACGACCCGCCGCGCGCGTGCGCCGGAGCATTTCCTGCAAGCCCGGCTCGTGGATCGGCACGCCGCCGTTGTTGAGAATATCGATCTTGCGCGGATCGACATCCACGCAAAACACGTCATTGCCGATTTCGGCGAGACACGCGCCGGTAACCAGACCGACGTAACCCGTGCCGACGATGGTGATTTTCATACGCTTTTAACTGATTCCTGAAATGCCGGTGGCGGAGACGACGCCTCGCGCTCTCGAGCGCGTCCGCCCTCAGGCGGAACTGGTGATCGGCTCCACGCGGCGCGGCGCGTAGGTTTCCCAGCCGCTGCAGCCGGGGCATTGCCAATAGAATAGACGCGCGCGGAAGCCGCAGGTCTGACATGTATAGCGCGGCAGATTCTTCGTGCGCTGTTTGACGAGCGTGCGCATGAGTTCGAGCTCGCCGCGGCGCGGCTCCTCGGCGGTCGCTTCCTGCGCTTCGAGCAGACGCGTCATGCCCGCGAGGTTCGGCGCGCTTTCCATTTGCTTCCTCGCAAGCGCGTGCGCCGCGTCGAGTCCGCGCAACTCCTGAACATGCTTGTACGCGACATCGAGCAAATCGTTCGATGGATAACGGCTCGCGTAATCGATCAACAAATCGACGCCCTCTTCCTTGCGGCCAAGCGTGCTGTACGCCTTCATCAGCTTTTCGGCGACGAGCGGCAGATACGCTTCGTTCTGCGCCTCCACGCGCTTCCAGCTTTCGATGGCCGTTTCGACATTGCCGGCGGCGGCTTCTACATCGCCCGAGAGAATGGTCGCGCGCACGTTATCCGGATTCGACGCCAGCGCGAGCTTCAACTCGTCGCGCGCGCCTTCCGGATTCTTGCGCTGCAAAGCCTCCTGCGCAAGCTCGCAGTGGAAATGCGCGATCTCCATATGCAGCGACGGCGCGCCCATCTTTTCGATGCGCTCGGCGGTCGCGATCGACTTCGGCCAATCTTTTTCTATTTCGTAGATGGTCAGAAGCGCACGTTGCGCGCCAAGCGAGTATTCGCCGGCTTCGAGCGAGCGGAAAGTTTCCTCGGCGCGATCGAGCAGCCCAGCCTTCAGAAAGTCCTGACCGAGTTCATAGAGCGCGTGATCGCGCTCGGCCACGGGAAGATCGGCACGGCTCAAGAGGTTCTGATGCACGCGGATCGCGCGATCGGTTTCGCCGCGCCGCCGAAACAGGTTGCCGAGCGCAAAGTGCAGTTCGATGGTTTCGGGATCGAGCTTGGCCACCTCGATGAACGCGTCGATCGCCTTGTCGTGTTGCTCGTTGAGCAGGAAATTCAGGCCGCGAAAATACGAGCGCGGCAGGTTCGCATTTTCGGATAGCAGCGTTTTCAGGTCATAGCGGGACGCCATCCAGCCGAGAGCGAAGGCAACGGGAATGACGAGCAGCCACCAGAAGTCTAGATCCATGCGCTTTTGTCGAAGAGTCGGTTAGGTGTCTGCTTTTTAACAACCCTCACGGCGCTCGCCGGGACAGTTGCGAATGATTTCTTTAGATGAGTGGCGGCATGGGCGGCTCTTCCTTCACCACCGGCGTCTCGCGTGCGACACGCAACTCGCGCTTGAGGCGCCCGTTTTCCATGCGCAAACGCAGCATCTTCGGCACAGCCGAAACCAGTCCCGCCAGCAAGCCCACGAGGAAGAATGCAAGGCCGATCAGGATCAACGGCGCTTGCCATTGAAATCCTCCGGGCGCGTTCAGCGTGACGGGGTCGCGATTCGCGAGCGCCAGCACGAGCAGAAGCACGAATACCAGGACACGGATCAGCCAGACGATGAATTTCATGTACGGTTTTCCAGGAGCGGTCGCGCGTGTCAGTGGTTGGCATGATGCCAAGCCCGCGCGGATGATAACCAGGTCAAAGTGACCGGTATTGTAATGGATGCCTTCGCGCGCCAGCACCTGCGGCGCGCCGACCCTCAATTGGAACGCATCGGGCGCGAAAGGGCTATCACCAATCGTTGAAATTGATCAGCAGGCGATGGTCGAGCAAATGCCGCACCCGTAACGTGCCGCTTTAAGGCCGCGCAAGTTCGGCCGGCAATAAAAAAAGCACCCCGCAGGGTGCTTTTCTGGTCGATTGCCTCGTGGCCGGACGCCGCGAACCTGAGATCAAGTTGATCACGGGGACGATGGGCGCCGATCAGAGATCGTCCGCATCGTCGTCATTCGACTCTTTCAGCGGCTCACCCGCACGACCATCCACGCGTTCACGCAACTCCTTGCCCGGCTTGAAGTGCGGCACGAATTTCTCCGGTACCAGCACTTTCTCACCCGACTTTGGATTGCGCCCGACGCGCGACGGACGGCGATTGAGCCCGAAGCTGCCGAAGCCGCGAATCTCGATACGATGGCCGTTGGCCAAAGCCTCCGACATCGCATCGAGCATCGTCTTCACCGCGAAATCCGCATCCTTGAGGACAAGTTGCGGAAATCGCGACGCCAACTGGGCGACCAATTCCGATTTGGTCATACTGCAGCAGTACCGTTAAGGCTTAGCTGTTCTGGCCGTCAAGCTTGGCCTTGAGCAGCGCGCCGAGGTTGGTCGTGCCGGTGGCGGCGGCGTTCGAGTCCGAAGTCTGCAGACCACGAATGGCTTCCTGCTGTTCGGCCGAATCCTTCGCCTTGATCGACAGGTTGATGCCACGCGACTTGCGATCGATGTTGATGATCATCGCGTTGACCTTGTCGCCTTCCTTCAGCACGTTGCGAGCATCTTCCACGCGATCTTGCGCGATTTCCGAAGCACGCAAATAACCTTCGACGTCCGCCGTCAGGGTGATAACCGCACCCTTCGCGTCCACCGACTTCACCGTACCGTCGACGATAGCGCCCTTGTCGTTGATCGCGACGAAGTTGTTGAACGGATCGCCTTCGAGCTGCTTGATGCCGAGCGAAATACGTTCCTTGTCCACGTCGATGCCCAGAACCACGGCTTCGACTTCGTCGCCCTTCTTGTACTTGCGCACGGCTTCTTCGCCGGTTTCGCTCCACGACAAGTCGGAGAGGTGAACCAGGCCGTCGATGCCGCCCGGCAGACCGATGAACACGCCGAAGTCGGTGATCGACTTGATGGCGCCGCTGATCTTGTCGCCCTTCTTGAAGTTGCGGCTGAAGTCATCCCACGGATTCGGCTTGCATTGCTTCATGCCGAGCGAGATACGGCGGCGGTCTTCGTCGATTTCCAGAACCATGACTTCGACTTCGTCGCCCAGCTGCACGACCTTCGACGGTGCAACGTTCTTGTTCGTCCAGTCCATTTCCGACACGTGAACCAGGCCTTCGATGCCCGATTCCACTTCGACGAATGCGCCGTAGTCGGTGATGTTGGTGACCTTGCCGAACAGGCGCGTGCCCGACGGGTAACGGCGCGAGATGCCTTCCCACGGATCGTCGCCCAGTTGCTTGATGCCGAGCGAAACGCGGTTCTTCTCTTGGTCGAACTTGAGGATCTTGGCGGTGACTTCCTGGCCAACCGACAGAACTTCGCTCGGGTGACGCACACGACGCCATGCGATGTCGGTGATGTGCAGCAGGCCGTCGATACCGCCGAGGTCAACGAACGCGCCGTAGTCGGTGATGTTCTTGACCACGCCTTCCACGATCGCGCCTTCCTTCAGCGTTTCGAGCAGCTTTGCGCGCTCTTCGCCTTGCGTCGCTTCGATGACAGCGCGGCGCGACAGCACGACGTTGTTACGCTTGCGGTCGAGCTTAATGACGCGGAATTCGAGCGTCTTGCCTTCGTACGGCGTCGTGTCCTTGACCGGACGCGTGTCGACCAGCGAACCCGGCAGGAATGCGCGGATGCCGTTGACCATCACGGTCATGCCGCCCTTGACCTTGCCCGTGATCGTGCCGGTCACGAGTTCGTTGTTGTCGAGGGCCTTTTCCAGCGACAGCCACGAAGCCAGACGCTTCGCCTTGTCGCGCGACAGGATGGTGTCGCCATAGCCGTTTTCCAGCGCGTCGATTGCGACGGAAACGAAGTCGCCCGCCTGCACTTCAACCTCGCCCGCGTCGTTCAGGAATTCTTCGAGCGGAATGTAGGCTTCGGACTTGAGACCAGCGTTCACGACCACGAAGTTGTGGTCGACGCGCACGACTTCGGCAGAAATCACTTCGCCGGCGCGCATGTCCTGCTTGGTCAGCGACTCTTCGAACAGAGCCGCGAAAGATTCGGTATTCGGGGTAGAGGTTTGCAGGTCGGACATAAAAATCGATATTTGCACGGCTTTTGCGCGATGGCCTTTGAAGTTTCCGAAGAGCCGGAATATGGCCGGGTAAATGCGCGAGGCGATGCGGGGTTAAGGGGTTGAAACACGCTCCGCCACATGGAAGAGCACCTTGCGTCTACAGCTGACTACTGTTCTTCACAACTCGCTAAAAACGAACCGCTATACACGAACCGCTATACACGAACCGCGCTGTACCAACCGATGATTTGTTCCACCGTCTGATCGACCGACAAACCGGAGGTGTCCAGCGTCTTCGCGTCCGCCGCGGCTTTGAGCGGTGCGGTGGCCCGGTTGGAGTCCCGGGCGTCGCGCTCACGCAAATCTCGCAGCAAGTCATCCATATTAGCAGAAAAACCTTTTTGCATCAATTGCTTATGCCGGCGCGCCGCGCGTGCTTCGACGCTTGCGGTCAGAAACACTTTCAACGTGGCATCGGGAAAGATGACGGTGCCCATGTCGCGGCCATCGGCGACCAAGCCCGGACGCTTGCGGAACGCGCGCTGCCGCGCGACGAGCGCCTGCCGCACTTGCGGATGCACGGCGATCGCCGACGCGCGGTTGCCGACTTCCTCGGCGCGAATCTCGCTCGATACATCCACGCCGTCGAGCTGCGCGCAGCCCTCGCGGAAGGTGATGTGAAGCGCACCGATGAGCTTTGCGAGCGCGGCTGCGTCGTCCGTGTCGATGTCGTAGCTCAGGCTTGCCAACGCCGTCAGCCGATAAAGCGCGCCGCTGTCGAGCAGGTGGAAGCCGAGCGTGGCCGCGACGAGCGCCGCGACCGTGCCCTTGCCCGAAGCGGTCGGCCCGTCGATGGTGATTACTGGTGTAGGGTCGAATGGACGGGTCGGTTTCATTGCTCTCGGCCTTTCTGGCCCGTTATTACTGCTTTCGTTGAAGTCGAAATGGTCGCGTTTCATGTTGCGGCGTTCGTTGGCGTTTGAGTCTTGGGCGTCTCTTTCAGGCGTGGGCGAGCGTCGCGAAGCGATCGAAATAATCGGGGAACGTCTTGTTCACGCACTTCGGATCGTTGATGCGAACCGGCACGCCGCCCAGACTCACGAGCGAAAAACACATGGCCATGCGGTGATCGTCGTAAGTATCGATCGCGGCGTTCGGCGTGAGTTCGGCGGGTGGCGTGACGACCAGATAATCCGCGCCCTCTTCCACCGTCGCGCCGACCTTGCGCAACTCGGTTGCCATCGCGGCGATGCGGTCCGTTTCCTTCACGCGCCAGCTAGCGATATTGCGCAGCGTGGTCGTGCCGTTGGCAAAGAGCGCGGCGACGGCAATGGTCATCGCCGCGTCGGGAATCAGGTTGAAGTCCATGTCGATGGGCGCGAGTTTGCCGTCGTCGGACTCGACGCCGCGCACTTCGATCCAGTCTTCGCCCATCATCACGTTCGCGCCCATGCGATTGAGCGCGTCGGCGAAACCGACATCGCCCTGGATGCTCGCCCGGCCCACGCCTTCCACGCGCACCGGACCGCCGCCGATCGCGCCCGCCGCCAGGAAATACGACGCGGACGATGCATCGCCTTCAACCATGATCGCGCCTGGCGACCGGTAGCCCGCGCCGGCCGGCACGGTAAAGCGCGCCCAGCCGTCGCGCTCGACCTGCACGCCGAAACGCTCCATCAGCCGGATGGTGATGTCGATGTACGGCTTCGAAATCAGCTCGCCTTCGACTTCGATGGTCACCGGCGCGTCACGCCCCTCGATCACCGGAAGGCTCATCAGAAGCGCGGTCAGAAACTGACTCGATACATCGCCGCGTACGCGGATGGGTTTGTCGATGGCGATTTTCGCCGCATGAATCTTGAGCGGCGGGAAGCCGTCGTTGAGCTCGTAGTCGATTTTCGCGCCGATCTGACGCAAGCCATCGACCAGATCGCCGATTGGCCGTTCGTGCATGCGCGGCACGCCATGCACGCGATATTCGCCGCCGTTGACCGCGAGCGCCGCCGTGAGCGGCCGCACCGCCGTGCCCGCGTTGCCGAGAAACAGCTCCGCCTTCTTCGACGGAAACGCGCCGCCCGTGCCGTTCACGATGACGCGTTCGCCGTCGTTTAGAAGCGTAACGCCGAGCGTTTGCAGCGCGGCGAGCATCACGCGTGTGTCGTCGGAATCGAGCAGATTCGTGATCTGCGTTTCGCCGCTCGCGAGCGCGGCGAGCAAAAGCACGCGGTTCGAGATGCTCTTCGAGCCGGGCAGCCGCACCGTGCCGGACGCGCGGGAGAAGGGTCCGAGATCGAGATGTTCCATGGTCTTTCCTTATTTCGCGGCGGGATCGCCGGACGTCTTGATGCTGCCGCGTTCCTGCCATTCTTTTCTGGCGACACGCGAACGCGCGAACGCCGCTTCGAGCGCCGCGCCGTCCGACGCATCGATGGCCGCGCGAAACCGTGCGAGCACGGCGGCGTAATCGTCGAGTTCGGCGAGCAGCGCGGCGCGATTCGCCACGCAGATGTCGCGCCACATTTCCGGACTCGATGCCGCGATGCGCGTGAAATCGCGAAATCCGCCCGCGGCGAACGAAAATTTAAGCTCGGCGTCGGGCGCTTCCAAAATCTGCTCGACGAGCGCGAACGAGAGCACGTGCGGCAGATGGCTCACCGACGCGAACACGCGATCATGCTGCGTCTCGCTCATGCGATGCACCGCCGCGCCGGTCGCGCGCCACATCGCGGCGATGCGGTCGACATCGGCCGGCGCGTTTTCGGCGAGCGGACAAAGCACGACGTTGCGATCCACGTAAAGGTCGGGCAAGGCGGCATCGACGCCGCTCGATTCGCGCCCGGCGATCGGATGCCCGGGCACGAACTGCGCGAGCTTTACGCCGAGCGCCGCGCGCGCCGCCGCGACGACGTCGCTCTTGGTGCTGCCTGCGTCCGTGACGATGGTCCGCGCTTCGAGCAAGGGCGCGATGCGCGCGAGCAGCGGTTCGGTCTGCGCGACGGGCGCCGCGATCAAGACGAGATCCGCGCCGTGCAACGCGCGTGCGAGCGCCGCGTCGTCGTCGAGCGCGACGGCTTCGTCGATCACGCCGAGTTCGAGCGCGCGTTCGACCGAGCGCAGCGAGCGTCCGACGCCGACCACGCGGCCTTCGATTCCCGCGCGCTCGCGCAACGCGCGCGCAAGCGATCCGCCGATCAGGCCGACGCCGAAAATAACCAGTTTATTGAAAGAGAATGCGTCCACGGAACATCGATAAGTGCGCGCCGTTCGACGCTGGAAAAATCGGCCGCTGCCCGAATCGAGCGGCGGCCCGCGAAAACTCGGGTCAACGCGCGCGCGGATAGGACCCGAGAATCTTCAGAAACGCGGCCTTGCGCCCGAGTTCATCGAGCGCGGCGGCGACGAACGCATCGTCGCGATGCCCTTCGATATCGATATAGAAGTAATACTCCCACGTGCCGGCGCGCGCGGGCCGCGATTCGAAGCGCGTCATGGAAACGCCGTGCTTTGCGAGCGGCTCCAGGAGCTTGAACATTGCGCCCGATTCATTGGTCACCGTCACGATGAGCGACGTTTGATCGTGACCGCTCGGCCCCGTCGGTTCGCGACCGATGATCACGAAGCGCGTGCGGTTGTGCGGGTCGTCCTGAATCTGCGAATAAACGACGCCCAAGCCGTAATGCGTGGCCGCGCGGTCGCCAGCGATGGCCGCGACGGCCGGGTCGCCCACCGCGATACGCGCCGCTTCCGCGTTGCTCGACACCGCCTGCCGTTCGAGCTGCGGCGCGTTCGCGGTCAGCCAGTGCTGGCACTGCGCGAGCGCTTGCGGATGCGCATAGACGCGCTTCACGCCTTCGAGCGTGCCAGACGCGGTCAAAAGATTGTGGTGAATCGGCAGCGCGAGTTCACCGCCAATCAAGAGCGACGTTTCCAGCAGCAAGTCCAGCGTGCGCGACACCGCGCCTTCCGCCGAATTCTCGACCGGCACGACGCCATATTGCGCGGCGCCCGCTTCGACCGAGCGAAACACTTCGTCGATGGACGGACACGCGAGGCCCTCGATCGAATGACCGAAGTATTCGAACATCGCCTGTTCGCTATACGTGCCGACCGGGCCCAGGAACGCTGAACGGATAGTCTGTTCGAGCGCGCGGCTCGCGGCCATGATCTCGCGCCAGATCGCGGCGATGTGCGCGTCGGCGAGCGGGCCGTCGCTCATTTCCTGCAGACGCGCGATGACTTGCAGTTCGCGCTCCGGCCGAAACACGGGCGCGTTGAAATGCTTCTTCACTTCGCCGACTTCGAGCGCGACGGAAGCGCGCTGATTCAAAAGCGCGATGAGTTGCGCGTCGAGCGCGTCGATGCGTTCACGCAGCGGTTTGAGTCTTGAATTGAGATCGTCGTCCATGCGGTGCTTGGGGCAGATGCAGTTAAAGGAGCGATGAGGCTTACGCGCTGGTCCGCTCGAATTCCTTCATGTACTCGACGAGCGCTTTCACGCCCTCGACCGGCACCGCGTTGTAGATCGATGCCCGCATGCCGCCGACGGACTTGTGGCCCTTCAGTTGCAACAGACCGCGCGCCTTGGCGCCGGTCAGGAAATCGGTATTGCGCGATTCGTCGGCGAGGAAGAACGGCACGTTCATGCGCGAGCGCGCGTTCCGGTCGACCTTGTTGACGTAGAAATCGCTGGAATCGATGGTGTCGTAAAGCAGCATCGCCTTTTCGAGATTGCGCGCTTCCATGGCTTCCAGGCCGCCCTGTTTCTTCAGCCACTTGAAGACGAGGCCAGCGACGTAGATCGCGTAAGTGGGCGGCGTGTTGTACATCGAATTGTTCTCCGCGACGATCTTCCACTCGAACGCGGACGGGCAGATAGACAGCGCGCGGTCGAGCAGATCCTCGCGCACGATCACGACCGTGACGCCCGCCATGCCGATGTTCTTCTGCGCGCCGCCGAAGAGCACGCCGTACTTGGCGACGTCCATAGGACGCGAAAGAATGTGCGACGACGCGTCCGCCACGAGCGGAACGTCGCCGAGATCGGGAATTTCGAAGGCCTCGACGCCGTCAATGGTTTCGTTCGTGCACAGATGCACGTAAGCGGGATCGTCCGAAAGCTGCCACTCGCTCAACGCAGGCACGCGCGTGAAGCCCTGCTCGGTCTTGCCAGTCGCCGCGAGATGCGGCGTGCAGTACTTCTGCGCTTCCTTGAGCGACTTGGTCGACCATGAACCGGTGACGACGAAATCGGCGGTCTTCTTCGTGCCGAGCATGTTCATCGGCACGATGGCGTTTTCGCCAATGCCACCGCCCTGCAGAAACAATATGCGATGCGACGCCGGCACCTTCAGCAATTCCCGCAGATCGGTCAGCGCCGCTTCATGGATCGACGTGAACTCCGCGCCGCGGTGACTCATCTCCATCACGCTCATGCCGCTGCCTTGCCAATCGAGCATTTCATCGGCGGCTTGCTTCAACACTTCTTCTGGCAAGGCGGCCGGGCCGGCGGAGAAATTGAACACGCGCATCTGGAGATCCCGATTTGTCTCGTTCGACAGACGCGGAGCCTGAAACGATGAGCCGAAAAGCTCGTTGTCCGCGCCTAAAAAAGAAATGGCTGCTTGCGCTTACGCGCAAACAGCCATTATCGCACTGTCCTGAAAACCCGCCAATGCGCGAGCCTTCCGGACTATGCCACCGTGCTTACTTGCCCGGCTTGACGCTTGCCACTTCCTGGTCGGCTTGCGTGCGCGTTGCCTTGATGGCTTGCGGCATGTACTTCTGCATCAAACCATTGACCACGTCGCGACCAACCTGGTCTTGAACCTGAATGAACTTGCGGCCCGTCGTGCTCTTGTAGAACGAGGTCAGGTCCTTGATTTCATCGGTCGTGTAGTACTTCGCGTATGCGTCGTACTGAGCTTTCATCGCGTCTTGACGGAAGCTGTCAGTTGCGAACACCTGCCCTGCCGAGTCAACCAGCTTCGGCACTGCGTTCTTTTGCAGCGTCGGAACGGCAGCTTGCTTCTGCTTGTCGTTCAGCGACTTGTTTTCCGACAGCGCGTCCGACAGGATTGCCGGGACGAGTTGCTTCGACTGCATTTGCGCGCTGTTGCCGATCGCGCCGACCAGCTTCTGCGCGTCGATCGCGTCGAGCAGGTCCTTGATCGCGGCTTGCTTGGCCGGATCAACCGGGGCTGCTGCGGCCGGTGCCGGAGCTGCCGCCTGGTTCGGCGCCTGGTTCTGAAGCGACTGAGCCATCGCGAAAGTCGGCACGAAAGCGGCCAGCAACATCCACTGCTTGAAACGTCCTTGCATCATTACTCCCTGTAAAAAATATCCAGTTCTGCACCGGCGACGAGCCTTCAGATTTTCGACGCTGGCTTCGCACATAACGAAGCACAGCGCCGACAAAAGGCCCGAGTCGCGCAGCTTAACCAATTCAGGCTTTCAAAAGCGAATACGAGAAGCTTGCGTCACAAAAAATATCAGGCGTCTTCGCCGTTTTCATCATTTTCTGAGTCGCCCGGCGCGGCGGCGGAGCCGTTCGTGCCGGTGTCGCCTTCGTCGAGTGCTTCAGCTTCTGCTTCCACTTCGGCTTCCGCCTCCGCGATATGCTGCAGTCCCGACAACTTGGTGCCCTCGTCAAGGCTGATGAGTGTAACACCTTGAGTTGCACGCCCCATTTCGCGGATTTCGGACACGCGCGTGCGGATGAGCACGCCCGATGTCGTGATCAGCATGATCTCGCTTTCAGGCTCGACGAGCGTCGCGGCGACCACGCGGCCGTTGCGCTCGGAAGTCTGGATCGCGATCATGCCCTTCGTGCCGCGGCCATGGCGTGTGTATTCGTTGATCGGCGTGCGCTTGCCGTAACCGTTTTCCGTCGCGGTGAGCACCGACTGGATTTCGTCGCCGGCCACGAGCATGGCGATGACCTGCTGACCGTCTTCCAGTTGCATGCCACGCACGCCGCGCGCTTCGCGGCCCATGGCGCGCACGTCGTTCTCGTCGAAACGTACCGCCTTGCCTGAATCGGAGAACAGCATGACGTCATGCGCGCCGTCGGTAATGGCCGCGCCGATGAGAAAGTCGCCGTCATCCAGACCGACCGCGATGATGCCCTTCTTGAGCGGACGGCTGAACGCTTCGAGCGGCGTCTTCTTGACGGTGCCGAGCGAAGTGGCCATGAAGACGAACTTGTCGGCCGAGAAGTCCTTAATCGGCAGCACGACGTTGATCTTCTCGCCTTCCTGCAGCGGGAACATGTTGACGATTGGCCGGCCGCGCGAGTTGCGCGAGCCTTGCGGCACTTCGTAGACCTTGATCCAGTACACGCGACCGCGGTTCGAGAAGCACAGCATGTGATCGTGCGTGTTCGCGATGAAAAGCGTGTCGATCCAGTCGTCTTCCTTCATTTGCGTGGCCTGCTTGCCGCGCCCGCCACGCTTTTGCGCGCGGTACTCGGAAAGCGGCTGCGACTTCACGTAGCCGGTATGCGACATGGTCACGACCATTTCCTGCGGCGTGATCAGGTCTTCGGTGTTCAGCTCGGTTGCATTCAACTCGATACGCGAACGACGCTCGTCACCGAACTCGGCGCGTACCTGGCCCAGTTCTTCGACGATGATCTGACGGATACGCTCCGGCCGCGCGAGGATGTCGAGCAAGTCGGCGATCTGCGCCATCACGTCGCGATATTCGGCGACGATCTTGTCTTGTTCGAGACCCGTCAGGCGTTGCAGGCGCATCTGCAGAATTTCCTGCGCCTGAACGTCCGACAGCTTGTAAAGCCCATCTTCCTGCAGCCCGTAAGCCGGATTCAGTCCTTCCGGACGATACGCAATACGCCCGCCCGTCGCCTCGGTCTCCGTGCGCGTGAGCATTTCGCGCACGAGCGACGAATCCCACGGACGGTTCATCAACTCTTGCTTCGCCACAGGCGGAGTCGGCGCGGCCTTGATGATCGCGATGAATTCGTCGATATTCGCGAGCGCCACCGCGAGGCCTTCGAGCACGTGTCCGCGATCGCGCGCCTTGCGCAGTTCGTAGACCGTGCGCCGCGTGAGCACTTCCCGCCGATGCGACAGGAAGCATTCCAGCATTTCCTTCAGGTTCAGCAGCTTGGGCTGGCCGTCGACGAGCGCGACCAGATTCATGCCGAAAGTGTCCTGAAGCTGCGTCTGCTT
Encoded here:
- the lapB gene encoding lipopolysaccharide assembly protein LapB produces the protein MDLDFWWLLVIPVAFALGWMASRYDLKTLLSENANLPRSYFRGLNFLLNEQHDKAIDAFIEVAKLDPETIELHFALGNLFRRRGETDRAIRVHQNLLSRADLPVAERDHALYELGQDFLKAGLLDRAEETFRSLEAGEYSLGAQRALLTIYEIEKDWPKSIATAERIEKMGAPSLHMEIAHFHCELAQEALQRKNPEGARDELKLALASNPDNVRATILSGDVEAAAGNVETAIESWKRVEAQNEAYLPLVAEKLMKAYSTLGRKEEGVDLLIDYASRYPSNDLLDVAYKHVQELRGLDAAHALARKQMESAPNLAGMTRLLEAQEATAEEPRRGELELMRTLVKQRTKNLPRYTCQTCGFRARLFYWQCPGCSGWETYAPRRVEPITSSA
- a CDS encoding lipopolysaccharide assembly LapA domain-containing protein, with protein sequence MKFIVWLIRVLVFVLLLVLALANRDPVTLNAPGGFQWQAPLILIGLAFFLVGLLAGLVSAVPKMLRLRMENGRLKRELRVARETPVVKEEPPMPPLI
- a CDS encoding integration host factor subunit beta, yielding MTKSELVAQLASRFPQLVLKDADFAVKTMLDAMSEALANGHRIEIRGFGSFGLNRRPSRVGRNPKSGEKVLVPEKFVPHFKPGKELRERVDGRAGEPLKESNDDDADDL
- the rpsA gene encoding 30S ribosomal protein S1; the protein is MQISIFMSDLQTSTPNTESFAALFEESLTKQDMRAGEVISAEVVRVDHNFVVVNAGLKSEAYIPLEEFLNDAGEVEVQAGDFVSVAIDALENGYGDTILSRDKAKRLASWLSLEKALDNNELVTGTITGKVKGGMTVMVNGIRAFLPGSLVDTRPVKDTTPYEGKTLEFRVIKLDRKRNNVVLSRRAVIEATQGEERAKLLETLKEGAIVEGVVKNITDYGAFVDLGGIDGLLHITDIAWRRVRHPSEVLSVGQEVTAKILKFDQEKNRVSLGIKQLGDDPWEGISRRYPSGTRLFGKVTNITDYGAFVEVESGIEGLVHVSEMDWTNKNVAPSKVVQLGDEVEVMVLEIDEDRRRISLGMKQCKPNPWDDFSRNFKKGDKISGAIKSITDFGVFIGLPGGIDGLVHLSDLSWSETGEEAVRKYKKGDEVEAVVLGIDVDKERISLGIKQLEGDPFNNFVAINDKGAIVDGTVKSVDAKGAVITLTADVEGYLRASEIAQDRVEDARNVLKEGDKVNAMIINIDRKSRGINLSIKAKDSAEQQEAIRGLQTSDSNAAATGTTNLGALLKAKLDGQNS
- the cmk gene encoding (d)CMP kinase, yielding MKPTRPFDPTPVITIDGPTASGKGTVAALVAATLGFHLLDSGALYRLTALASLSYDIDTDDAAALAKLIGALHITFREGCAQLDGVDVSSEIRAEEVGNRASAIAVHPQVRQALVARQRAFRKRPGLVADGRDMGTVIFPDATLKVFLTASVEARAARRHKQLMQKGFSANMDDLLRDLRERDARDSNRATAPLKAAADAKTLDTSGLSVDQTVEQIIGWYSAVRV
- the aroA gene encoding 3-phosphoshikimate 1-carboxyvinyltransferase; translation: MEHLDLGPFSRASGTVRLPGSKSISNRVLLLAALASGETQITNLLDSDDTRVMLAALQTLGVTLLNDGERVIVNGTGGAFPSKKAELFLGNAGTAVRPLTAALAVNGGEYRVHGVPRMHERPIGDLVDGLRQIGAKIDYELNDGFPPLKIHAAKIAIDKPIRVRGDVSSQFLTALLMSLPVIEGRDAPVTIEVEGELISKPYIDITIRLMERFGVQVERDGWARFTVPAGAGYRSPGAIMVEGDASSASYFLAAGAIGGGPVRVEGVGRASIQGDVGFADALNRMGANVMMGEDWIEVRGVESDDGKLAPIDMDFNLIPDAAMTIAVAALFANGTTTLRNIASWRVKETDRIAAMATELRKVGATVEEGADYLVVTPPAELTPNAAIDTYDDHRMAMCFSLVSLGGVPVRINDPKCVNKTFPDYFDRFATLAHA
- a CDS encoding prephenate dehydrogenase/arogenate dehydrogenase family protein; translated protein: MDAFSFNKLVIFGVGLIGGSLARALRERAGIEGRVVGVGRSLRSVERALELGVIDEAVALDDDAALARALHGADLVLIAAPVAQTEPLLARIAPLLEARTIVTDAGSTKSDVVAAARAALGVKLAQFVPGHPIAGRESSGVDAALPDLYVDRNVVLCPLAENAPADVDRIAAMWRATGAAVHRMSETQHDRVFASVSHLPHVLSFALVEQILEAPDAELKFSFAAGGFRDFTRIAASSPEMWRDICVANRAALLAELDDYAAVLARFRAAIDASDGAALEAAFARSRVARKEWQERGSIKTSGDPAAK
- the pheA gene encoding prephenate dehydratase, whose translation is MDDDLNSRLKPLRERIDALDAQLIALLNQRASVALEVGEVKKHFNAPVFRPERELQVIARLQEMSDGPLADAHIAAIWREIMAASRALEQTIRSAFLGPVGTYSEQAMFEYFGHSIEGLACPSIDEVFRSVEAGAAQYGVVPVENSAEGAVSRTLDLLLETSLLIGGELALPIHHNLLTASGTLEGVKRVYAHPQALAQCQHWLTANAPQLERQAVSSNAEAARIAVGDPAVAAIAGDRAATHYGLGVVYSQIQDDPHNRTRFVIIGREPTGPSGHDQTSLIVTVTNESGAMFKLLEPLAKHGVSMTRFESRPARAGTWEYYFYIDIEGHRDDAFVAAALDELGRKAAFLKILGSYPRAR
- the serC gene encoding 3-phosphoserine/phosphohydroxythreonine transaminase; protein product: MRVFNFSAGPAALPEEVLKQAADEMLDWQGSGMSVMEMSHRGAEFTSIHEAALTDLRELLKVPASHRILFLQGGGIGENAIVPMNMLGTKKTADFVVTGSWSTKSLKEAQKYCTPHLAATGKTEQGFTRVPALSEWQLSDDPAYVHLCTNETIDGVEAFEIPDLGDVPLVADASSHILSRPMDVAKYGVLFGGAQKNIGMAGVTVVIVREDLLDRALSICPSAFEWKIVAENNSMYNTPPTYAIYVAGLVFKWLKKQGGLEAMEARNLEKAMLLYDTIDSSDFYVNKVDRNARSRMNVPFFLADESRNTDFLTGAKARGLLQLKGHKSVGGMRASIYNAVPVEGVKALVEYMKEFERTSA